One window from the genome of Apus apus isolate bApuApu2 chromosome 12, bApuApu2.pri.cur, whole genome shotgun sequence encodes:
- the NXT2 gene encoding NTF2-related export protein 2 isoform X2, translating to MKPGAWSGTVARRHQLTKLLFSIPEVKFSNTISPLPAGKSKSVEIHDALIAGRGVGQTSLLRCHLSDFKTYVDQACRAADEFVNIYYETMDKRRRALTRLYLDKATLVWNGNAVSGQEELNKFFEMLPSTEFQVHVLDCQPVHEQATQGQTTVLVVTSGTVKFDGDKQRYFNQNFLLTAQATPTNTVWKIASDCFRFQDWAS from the exons ATGAAGCCAGGAGCCTGGTCAGGCACGGTGGCCCGACGGCATCAGCTTACCAAGCTGCTGTTCTCAATTCCAGAGGTGAAGTTTTCGAACACGATCTCTCCTTTGCCAGCTGGAAAGAGCAA GAGTGTGGAAATACACGATGCCCTCATCGCTGGTCGTGGTGTGGGACAGACTTCGTTGCTTCGGTGCCACCTCTCG gaTTTCAAAACCTATGTGGATCAAGCTTGTAGAGCTGCAGATGAATTTGTCAATATTTATTATGAGACAATGGATAAAAGAAGGAGG GCTTTAACAAGACTTTATTTGGACAAAGCAACATTAGTTTGGAATGGCAATGCAGTGTCCGGGCAAGAAGAACTGAATAAATTTTTTGAAATGTTGCCATCTACTGAATTCCAGGTTCATGTGTTGGATTGCCAGCCTGTTCACG AGCAAGCTACTCAAGGCCAGACGACAGTCCTCGTGGTGACAAGTGGGACAGTAAAATTTGACGGTGACAAGCAGCGCTACTTCAATCAGAACTTCTTGCTGACAGCACAAGCCACACCGACCAACACAGTGTGGAAGATCGCCAGTGACTGTTTCCGTTTTCAGGACTGGGCCAGTTAG
- the NXT2 gene encoding NTF2-related export protein 2 isoform X4: MKIQLDFKTYVDQACRAADEFVNIYYETMDKRRRALTRLYLDKATLVWNGNAVSGQEELNKFFEMLPSTEFQVHVLDCQPVHEQATQGQTTVLVVTSGTVKFDGDKQRYFNQNFLLTAQATPTNTVWKIASDCFRFQDWAS, encoded by the exons atgaaaatacAACTG gaTTTCAAAACCTATGTGGATCAAGCTTGTAGAGCTGCAGATGAATTTGTCAATATTTATTATGAGACAATGGATAAAAGAAGGAGG GCTTTAACAAGACTTTATTTGGACAAAGCAACATTAGTTTGGAATGGCAATGCAGTGTCCGGGCAAGAAGAACTGAATAAATTTTTTGAAATGTTGCCATCTACTGAATTCCAGGTTCATGTGTTGGATTGCCAGCCTGTTCACG AGCAAGCTACTCAAGGCCAGACGACAGTCCTCGTGGTGACAAGTGGGACAGTAAAATTTGACGGTGACAAGCAGCGCTACTTCAATCAGAACTTCTTGCTGACAGCACAAGCCACACCGACCAACACAGTGTGGAAGATCGCCAGTGACTGTTTCCGTTTTCAGGACTGGGCCAGTTAG
- the NXT2 gene encoding NTF2-related export protein 2 isoform X3, giving the protein MAASVDFKTYVDQACRAADEFVNIYYETMDKRRRALTRLYLDKATLVWNGNAVSGQEELNKFFEMLPSTEFQVHVLDCQPVHEQATQGQTTVLVVTSGTVKFDGDKQRYFNQNFLLTAQATPTNTVWKIASDCFRFQDWAS; this is encoded by the exons ATGGCGGCCTCGGTG gaTTTCAAAACCTATGTGGATCAAGCTTGTAGAGCTGCAGATGAATTTGTCAATATTTATTATGAGACAATGGATAAAAGAAGGAGG GCTTTAACAAGACTTTATTTGGACAAAGCAACATTAGTTTGGAATGGCAATGCAGTGTCCGGGCAAGAAGAACTGAATAAATTTTTTGAAATGTTGCCATCTACTGAATTCCAGGTTCATGTGTTGGATTGCCAGCCTGTTCACG AGCAAGCTACTCAAGGCCAGACGACAGTCCTCGTGGTGACAAGTGGGACAGTAAAATTTGACGGTGACAAGCAGCGCTACTTCAATCAGAACTTCTTGCTGACAGCACAAGCCACACCGACCAACACAGTGTGGAAGATCGCCAGTGACTGTTTCCGTTTTCAGGACTGGGCCAGTTAG
- the NXT2 gene encoding NTF2-related export protein 2 isoform X5: protein MDKRRRALTRLYLDKATLVWNGNAVSGQEELNKFFEMLPSTEFQVHVLDCQPVHEQATQGQTTVLVVTSGTVKFDGDKQRYFNQNFLLTAQATPTNTVWKIASDCFRFQDWAS, encoded by the exons ATGGATAAAAGAAGGAGG GCTTTAACAAGACTTTATTTGGACAAAGCAACATTAGTTTGGAATGGCAATGCAGTGTCCGGGCAAGAAGAACTGAATAAATTTTTTGAAATGTTGCCATCTACTGAATTCCAGGTTCATGTGTTGGATTGCCAGCCTGTTCACG AGCAAGCTACTCAAGGCCAGACGACAGTCCTCGTGGTGACAAGTGGGACAGTAAAATTTGACGGTGACAAGCAGCGCTACTTCAATCAGAACTTCTTGCTGACAGCACAAGCCACACCGACCAACACAGTGTGGAAGATCGCCAGTGACTGTTTCCGTTTTCAGGACTGGGCCAGTTAG